From Hydractinia symbiolongicarpus strain clone_291-10 chromosome 11, HSymV2.1, whole genome shotgun sequence, the proteins below share one genomic window:
- the LOC130614239 gene encoding tigger transposable element-derived protein 4-like: protein MINDASSKPFERLFRTFSRKSKEFQKKDTLITMSSVAGSKRRIDNKSCKIKYKALKALEKGTAPKDVAKEFKIPPSTLSTWKKNKEKIYKQFNNGQTSKRSKPEKFEDVNKAVHKWLLMMRSENIPISGPMLKEKALEFAEALGVESFQASQGWMAKWKTRYGVSFKTIAGESRSVTEEMTAPWSETTLPTILSRYPLEDIFNADEFGLFFQCLPNKTLHMKGDKCSGGKHSKVRLTGLAAGNALGERLPIFVIGKSANPRCFKGVKTLPCRYRSQKKSWMSGELFEEWVRELDRKFSVSKRKIALIIDNCTAHPHVENLEWVELIFLPPNTTSRTQPMDQGIIRALKAKYRSLAVRKLIKALDEEKSTPKFSILAAMYMLRKAWDDVSNKTFTNCFRKSGISQKDAERAINEDDDPFKSLTSEVEEDPIPTLDAELSYIKRRFPDHIDPDLSTEDFIDFDIEVSTSHGRLKTADIIAEITGTQDEELEEVEEEDKEEEDKITRPTAEQVRTAINVLEDLSIFSHFGEEMIASLRDLNRNIAKDFDMSCKQTVITDFFSK from the exons ATGATTAATGATGCGTCATCCAAACCTTTCGAACGTCTTTTTCGAACGTTTTCGAGAAAatctaaagaatttcaaaagaaagacaCTCTCATAACAATGTCGTCTGTGGCAGGATCAAAGCGTCGAATTGACAATAAGTCGTGCAAAATCAAGTACAAAGCTCTTAAAGCGTTGGAAAAGGGTACTGCGCCAAAGGATGTGGCAAAAGAGTTCAAAATTCCTCCAAGCACCCTGtcaacttggaaaaaaaataaagaaaagatttaCAAGCAGTTTAACAACGGGCAAACATCGAAGAGATCAAAGCCAGAAAAATTCGAAGATGTGAACAAAGCTGTTCATAAATGGTTACTTATGATGAGGAGTGAGAATATCCCAATCAGTGGCCCGATGCTGAAAGAGAAAGCTCTTGAGTTTGCCGAAGCGTTGGGTGTCGAGTCATTTCAAGCTTCTCAGGGGTGGATGGCTAAATGGAAAACCAG GTATGGAGTATCCTTCAAAACCATCGCTGGAGAATCACGGTCCGTCACTGAGGAAATGACAGCGCCATGGTCGGAGACAACATTACCAACCATTCTCTCCCGCTATCCTCTGGAAGACATTTTTAACGCCGACGAATTTGGGCTTTTCTTTCAATGCCTTCCCAATAAAACTTTGCATATGAAAGGTGATAAGTGTTCTGGAGGAAAACACAGCAAAGTTAGACTTACTGGTTTAGCTGCTGGTAATGCCTTGGGGGAACGATTGCCAATATTTGTAATCGGCAAGTCCGCCAACCCTCGTTGCTTTAAAGGTGTCAAAACACTACCCTGTCGATACCGTTCGCAAAAGAAGAGTTGGATGTCTGGAGAGCTGTTCGAAGAGTGGGTACGCGAGCTTGATCGAAAATTCTCTGTCTCTAAGCGAAAAATTGCTTTGATTATTGACAATTGTACCGCACATCCTCATGTTGAAAACCTGGAATGGGTAGAATTGATCTTTCTTCCTCCAAATACCACGTCCCGAACCCAACCTATGGACCAAGGAATTATCCGCGCCCTGAAAGCAAAATATCGATCGCTAGCAGTGCGGAAATTGATAAAAGCCTTGGACGAGGAAAAATCGACTCCGAAGTTCTCGATTCTTGCAGCTATGTACATGCTAAGGAAAGCATGGGATGATGTTTCCAACAAAACATTCACCAATTGCTTTCGAAAATCAGGAATTTCCCAAAAGGATGCAGAAAGAGCGATCAACGAAGATGACGacccttttaaaagtttaaccaGCGAAGTAGAAGAAGACCCAATTCCAACCCTCGATGCTGAACTCTCTTACATAAAACGAAGGTTTCCTGACCACATTGATCCTGACTTATCAACTGaagatttcattgattttgacaTTGAAGTCAGTACATCCCATGGGCGTCTGAAGActgctgacatcattgctgaGATCACTGGGACTCAAGACGAAGAATTAGAAGAGGTCGAAGAAGAAGACAAGGAGGAAGAAGATAAGATCACAAGACCGACGGCCGAGCAAGTGCGTACAGCTATCAACGTCCTCGAAGACTTgagtattttttcacattttggagaaGAAATGATAGCTTCCCTGAGGGACTTGAATCGTAATATCGCCAAAGATTTTGATATGAGTTGTAAGCAAACAGTTATCACCGACTTCTtttctaaataa